In a single window of the Dreissena polymorpha isolate Duluth1 chromosome 3, UMN_Dpol_1.0, whole genome shotgun sequence genome:
- the LOC127871673 gene encoding uncharacterized protein LOC127871673: MDGYNTVYNDPIEYEELQLKRESENENVYMQLAENATSLLNTQQDGNNSVYNDPIEYEELQLKRESKNETVYMQLAENAQSVLKTRLASCALSNESGSNVQRRLDGLATSDGPFQTVAECSDKNNPVYNGPEEYEELKEDLFKSIPDHRFDVLVKKTALAKKSKIVGNRILVIGSGKISFIEQERVVSFPLACVRRFRHNGFALNIELGRKCVFGEGTIEILSGTKTEYIDNSLRAHCKH; the protein is encoded by the exons ATGGACGGATACAATACAGTCTACAATGATCCGATCGAATATGAGGAACTTCAACTAAAACGTGAGTCCGAAAATGAAAACGTGTATATGCAACTTGCAGAGAATGCGACATCATTACTTAATACCCAACAAGACGGAAACAATTCAGTCTACAATGATCCGATCGAATATGAGGAACTTCAACTTAAACGTGAATCCAAAAATGAAACAGTGTATATGCAACTTGCAGAGAATGCGCAATCAGTGCTTAAAACCCGCCTGGCTTCATGCGCACTTTCAAATGAAAGTGGCTCGAATGTACAGCGCAGATTAGATGGTCTCGCAACGTCGGACGGTCCATTTCAAACTGTTGCCGAATGCAGTGACAAAAACAATCCAGTTTACAATGGCCCGGAGGAGTACGAAGAACTCAAAGAGGATTTATTCAAATCGATACCAG ATCATCGCTTTGATGTGTTGGTAAAGAAAACAGCTCTTGCAAAGAAAAGCAAAATAGTGGGCAACAGAATATTAGTCATAGGGTCTGGGAAAATAAGTTTCATAGAACAAGAAAGGGTCGTATCATTTCCGTTGGCATGTGTTAGAAGATTTAGACATAATGGTTTTGCTTTGAATATAGAGCTAGGTAGAAAATGTGTCTTTGGCGAAGGTACCATCGAGATTTTGTCAGGTACAAAGACTGAGTACATCGATAACTCTTTACGAGCACACTGTAAACATTAG